A genomic segment from Cyanobium sp. NIES-981 encodes:
- a CDS encoding TrkA family potassium uptake protein: protein MTNWWNWNPPENRAMGSFAVIGVGRFGTALCLELSKAGADVLAIDNDPGAVDRLNKLDPSITARKVDSTDEEALREAGVLDVHTVVVAMSEPIEVSITVTLIAKDSSGSRVERVIARATNDLHMKMLQRVGADRVIFPSKMQGQRLGQELVRPNLLDRLRLDDRTSIEEIRVPEEFIGKSLRDINLRKSFHVSVLAAGPDNQLTVNPPATHVVQKDELLVVMGASEDLAKLPGR, encoded by the coding sequence ATGACCAACTGGTGGAACTGGAACCCGCCCGAGAACCGGGCCATGGGCAGCTTCGCCGTGATCGGCGTGGGCCGGTTCGGAACGGCCCTCTGCCTGGAGCTCAGCAAGGCCGGTGCGGATGTGCTGGCCATCGACAATGACCCTGGCGCCGTGGACCGGCTCAACAAGCTCGATCCCTCGATCACGGCCCGCAAGGTGGACAGCACCGACGAGGAGGCCCTGCGGGAAGCCGGTGTGCTGGATGTGCACACCGTGGTGGTGGCCATGAGCGAACCGATCGAGGTGAGCATCACCGTGACCCTCATCGCCAAGGACAGCAGCGGCAGCCGGGTGGAGCGGGTGATCGCCCGGGCCACCAACGATCTGCACATGAAGATGCTGCAGCGCGTCGGGGCCGACCGGGTGATCTTTCCCTCCAAGATGCAGGGTCAGCGGCTGGGGCAGGAACTGGTGCGTCCCAACCTGCTCGATCGCCTCCGCCTCGATGACCGCACCAGCATCGAGGAAATCCGGGTGCCGGAGGAGTTCATCGGCAAGTCCCTGCGGGACATCAACCTGCGCAAGAGTTTTCATGTGAGCGTGCTGGCCGCCGGACCCGACAACCAGCTCACGGTGAACCCTCCCGCCACCCACGTGGTGCAGAAGGATGAGCTGCTGGTGGTGATGGGTGCCAGCGAGGATCTGGCCAAACTGCCCGGCCGCTGA